GCATATTAAAAAgagccaccctgtatatattgaCGAACAAAACGTACTCGTTCCGCTGGGACTCTTAGGTGGATTTCTCACTTTGCCGTATTACAGCAAAAAGCACTCAACCTTTGTAATCCAATTATTACAGTCACAAAATAGCATGATGAAAactacttcaaaaataaattatagaaacaatTTCATCAGTTCATTCTAGAATAAAACATCATCTGGTCCCAACAGTGCAGTACCCTTACACCGCGACTGGAGTCTGCTCGctcacataattttttaaagcagCGGCCTCTTCTACTTCTTACATACCAGAGTCTCTACCACCCTAGGGACTCAAACCAACATCGTTATTTGTGTAATGGATGCACCCGACCCCAGCAGTGCAGTGTCTGTCTCTCATGCAGAGCTACTCTCACTAATGGTTGAGATATGACATCAGTCTCCCTGGAGATGTAAACTTGCATTAACATAATATAAGAGCTGTATCTCATACACTAATGGTTTAGGTTGCGGCGTGTCTACCTCTCACATACAATTTGTATTGATTGTCTCAATCATCTTGCAGCTGTAAACCTGTATATCTATGGTGTAAGTGCTGAACCCGGTCCCATATGTGCAGTAGTCGCCCTGCGGCCAGATTTGGCTTACACTAATGGTTTGGATCGCGGTTTGTTAACCTCTCACATACAAGCCACAAGCACACGTAAGATCGATTGCTTTTGTCACCCTGAAGTTATGGCACTTTGCCAATTCTTACTCATCCTATTTTTCAACCTTAATGATACGAATTTTCGATTTCAACAGCTTAATATGCGAGCAATACACaatatacataatgttttcttatactatattttgttgtatttgtattttattaatgttatactCTCGTTACTAAAAAAATAGCATGAGTTTTGCGACCTAGATTTATCAATAGAGAATacttaaacataatgttttttttataatatcttttgtGGTTAATGTATTTACACTAATGtctaactaaaatttttttgtgagCTAGAATTATTTCTACTacttcttttatataataatatatttttaagaattagtACGGTACGGAACAATGCCGTTTAGTTCTCCAGTGAGTCTGTGGTTTCTATTTAATGGTCTACGTAGATGAAGTCTGTTATAGAATGGCCAGAGTGGGTACTTGATGTCATTGTTCGAGACTCTTAATCTTATAGTCTACAAGTGTTCTATGTACTAAATGTGGTAACTACTATTATTTGGTTCAGTTTCTAAAATTTGGAAGGACACCTGTGACCTAAGTAGGTGTGATCTTTGGAACGTCCTAATTAATTCTCACGTGTTTTTAATGATTGAACAACTGTCCTAATTGGcatgcataattttaatttgatactcACTTGTACCCTAGAAAACCCAAGTGGtccatgtttgatttttttttactgttttgctTTTGAAAAAATTAGACTTGTGTGTAGACTGTAAAGTGGCCCGTGATCATGGTATAAAGCTGCCACATTCTAATGGTCTAATCGCAACACAACTGCAACTTATCTCCACCCAACTTGTATTACCTGGGGACAAGTTGTTCCATCAGATCTTATTAAGCTTAATGTCCTTATCCAACCTACATTTGTTACTGAGCTTAATGTGTCTGTAATTGTGTCACATCAATATAGCTTTACTCTTCCCCTGAGGCTCTAACAACTTCGATACGTTCAGAAAATTATACAACATTATGGTGCCACAAAGCTCCTACTGTAAAACTGTTATGAAACACTCATTGCAAAACACTCTTCCGTAGTTGGCTCATCAGGTACATGCAGACCGCAATGGGTTCCgtataatttaaagtaacaaagaggactatacattattttttagcttcgaagtatataaatgtttagttaattGGAAACTGCTTTATCAACAACATTTTATTATGCTTTAATTATAATTGCGAAACACTAACGCTGAAAAAGTCTGCAAAGTTTAAGTTTATTGAACACATATTATAGttgtattatagttttttttataaacgagaggccaatctttaaatttacttcaatGATCAAGGTATAAATTAGCCGCCTAACTTATTCATCTTTTTTTGCTAACTTCGTAATCCAACAAGCACTTGAATGTTCTATATTCTCGTATCTAGCAAGGAATACGGATATGCTTTTACTTTTACACGTAATTTCCCGTCGTTTACATAATTTTCTGGGCAACTTTATTCACTTATTTACCGACTGTTATATATCCTCCTGGATAAATGATTCCCTTCGTTAAtgcaatgtttttgtatatttagttacCTGATGCATAGGATACATCTCTCTCAAATAAAGTAAACTTGTGATCAGTCTACATCCTCTCAGTTGTTACAGAAACTCTTCAGTTATCTAACTCTTTTGTAAACTTATCTCCTCGGTTATTTTGTAACTCAAAcaagtaaacttaaattttgacaCAGATCCAGGGGTCATGGAAATTGGAAAGAATTAGGAATGTGACGTGAAGTACACGGAAAAAGTCATACACGTTTATACTTCTAATGGTGTTTACTCCCTGGTAAATCTCATCAGTTATTTCAGCATACTATCTACTTCAGTATATCCTTAAAGTTGGTCGAAAACTCACTGGGGAACACAGGGAGTAGCCCCTGCGAGTCGTAGGCGAGTAGTATTGTATAGGTCCGCGCTCTTAGATGAATAAATTTCAAGAGAAGTAAACGCGTGTACTCTACAAGAAGGTGAAGTTACTGCTTTCGTCGTTTTATTCTGAGACACAGCCAGCCTTGATTAACGATTAACTTGATACTTACCTTCGCATCATGCAAACCTTACTTACCACGCGTGTCTAAATTGTGGAACTCAACTCGTTGTCTGTCTTACAGACCATACCGAGCATATGACGCCTGCATCGTGTCATACATCTGCTCTTGTGCCGCAGTCCAATCTGTATCAGATAATGTACCGTATGGCAGTAGTACCAATGCAGCCGTATGGCCTGTGGTATAGTAATCAGTTTACACTactgttttaaaatctaaacagtttattagctatattcaaatatttcttaACTTACGACAACCCTATCGTTCTCATCCACATTTCATCATTCCCCTGCAACTTACAGGTATATTGTTCAGTATGCCTCAACACGATCACTCTTCTGTCTAGTGTCTTCCTGTATCGCACTTTATGACTTGAAATGTTGActtaaaaattaaggaaaaatcaCATCAAATTAAGACAATTGTAAGGATTatgaatgttaataattaatagaatttaaatatatttacttctcGCACAACACAAGATGAGTCTTCCAAGTATTTCCGGTTGCATAATCAAGTTCGTATTAAACTCTTAAGAAAAGTACATACTAAATGCCTATACGCATATTAATTGTACGCATCGCTTCAATTATGATTCGTGGTTGTTGGTTTTTGGGATTCTGAAACAAACAAGCTGCATCAAAATTCTTGGATAAGTATCAAGTCCTACGCGCCTTACCTGATGTTAAAATACCATGGTTATATATTCTAttgtctaattaaaatatttggctacaaagaaaaaaaaaccgaTATAAACAGATTTTATGAAATTAGTAAGGTCATTAttaaaatgccttacttattttaAGACAACCAGAATTTGATATTAAGTGGCATTTCATGggcatttttagttaaatataaaacatatcctACTAACTCGTTAAGAATGTTATTGCAAAAGATAATGAAGTGaatgaataatttgtattgtGTAATTTCCTTTTCATATATCCCCTTCTATGCTCTCATGACCATTACGTCATTTCGGAGAAgacataatacaaatattttaatgaacatttcaataaaacttttcacttattatgatattgttattaatagttCCTAGCACTAcggattttatattatatataaattgttacaaatGTCCTAACCCGAAATAACTTGCAGTTCAAGTTAGTTCTCGTACACTATCTGGAATTCAAAACCTCTCTGATTTAACTggagttaaacatatttttgtcaactgtacctgatgagacaaagcAACAACGAAACAGTTTTCCACAAAGGGATGTTCTATAATTAGATACAACAAAGAACGCTGTGGTACAGATTAGGTCACAACCACCATTCAGCATGTAGCATCATGTCACTCAATGCGGTCACCGCGATTTATGTGGCTCCGTATTATGGGAGACGCATTATTACGCCAACCAGCTCCAGAGTACCGTACATTCAAATATTGACCTCCTATTACGAATTTAACCTTTAGGCGCTACTTTGTCCCAGAAGCGCGTGCTTGGACACGCTTTCATGTGTCACGTAACTAGTGTTCCAATACTGTAAAGTTCGATTCTCTTATATGCGATACAACTATAGACTCCTACTTTGGACTACTTTGTTTTGTGGGCATTAAACCCAAAGGCAGATTTGCCTCCACCAACTAGATTGTTGATGGACACATatccattataaatatataaaaaaagaaataaataattcggGTTAGTAAGGATCCTACAGGTCGTTGGCTGTAtatctgtctgtgcgataactcctGATAGAATGGTTCTTGGGACATGGTATAATGAAGAGCTCTATCGATTCTGGGTACAAAATGTCAAAGTGCAGCAGAGTTACAATCAATTTGTCAGAAGGTCGGTTAGTCAGGACATGCAATCATCACTACCAGTCAGCTCATAACTGTTTGTGTTTCTTTCATTGACATAACCTTAAACTTACATCTGCAAATAAGGAAGATTCTGAgttatatattaacaattattatcaaTCCGGGGAAAATTATAATCCGTACGGTAAAGACTTATGTCGGGTCTTACGTTTATCGGTTTTGTCAGTTTATTATATTAGTGTTAGCTgaatatataggtaaaaaataacTACTTTGTTAATGAAATTcgataacatatttttgtttctcCATCCCcgattataaattataagttatcaGAAAAAGACTGTTAGTTCGTTTAAATGAAACTCAAAGAGGAAACAATAAAAGCTATATATTTAACTTAGAACTACTCGAATAACTAGAACTAGCTCGTCGTCTAGCTCAGTCCGCCTAGCTGATAACAGCTTATCTACATCGCTCACGTCGAGTGCACGCTACTGCCTGTCGCGTCGCGCCAATAATATAAAACCTTCATTTTATTCAAGAGTTCTAATACTTTAAAACGAATACACTTTAAAACTAACAATGTCGCATAACTGTGCCGTCTGTGATGGATCGTTTGATAGTGAGTAAAGTGAACAAAGAATTAAGTGTGCTGGAAGCTGAAATAAGTACTACCATTCTCGATGTATTCAAAAGGACGTTGATGGAGCCAAAACTCGGTCTTTTAGAGATTGGAAGTGTAGGGATTGCCGGACCTCATCAACCACTGCTCCTTCACAAGTAAGCAACGAATCTACTAAAGAACTGCTTAAAGCACTTGAAGATTTCAAGCAACAAATGTTTGTCGAGCTTAAGTCTGTGAGGGTAGTTAAATGAGCTCTCGGGGTCTATGCAGTTTGTCTCTGATAAGATGGATGAGTCAACTAATCTAATGAAGGAAATAAAGAGTGAGTTGGCATTAGttaagaaagaaaatgaaaacctTCGTAATTTAAATTCGGCCTTTACAGCTGAGGTGGACTCTCTGAAAGGCAGAGTTCGCTCACTTGAGCAATATTCAAGGAAgagtaatattgaaattaacggGATCCCAGAGACACCAAAAGAGGATGTGAGCGGCCTGGTGAGAGATGTTGGAGTTGCCCTAGGAGTTGAGATCCAGGAGACCGACATATCAACAGCACACCGAGCACCATCTTTCAATAAGGATCGAATTCTGCCCCTCATCGTCCAGTTCTCAAGAAGGACCGTTAGAGACACTTTGCTCAACAAGTTCAAAAATAAGAAGACGATGACAGCCGAGCAGATCAATGCCGCCTTTCCCGCCCAGAAAATCTACGTCAGTGAACACTTGACGCcggaaaacaaaatgtttctgtCAAAATTGAAGGATAAGTGCAAAGAAATTGGTTACAAGTTCGCTTGGTGTAAAGATGGCAAGTTCTTTGTGCGGAAGTGTGAAGGGGAACGGTTCATTAGGATTGAAAACGATGAGGAACTCAACAAGCTGAAGTAACAagtaagttattgttattatgcCTTTGTATACACCCCTGgctattatttacaaaaaaagatatGTTTAAAGTTGCATTGCTGCCTACTGTTATTAtatcaattgtatttttgtatgtatttattttagcttACTTGGGCTGTTTCTTAAATcgtatttttattctgttattctgtttaactgttatttatttatttattgaagtctATATGATTGTTATTCactacagtatatttattttgttgatctattccaaattttatattctattttgttttgttatttattatagtttatttgtctgttatttagtttatagtctatttattcttatatttattttatctattcaaatctatttattacatttgctCATTAAGAAGACACGTAGCCTAAATGAACCATAACATGTTCACAAAAAAACTCGCACTCCGAGTTACAAGATTTCTTTTACCTGGAAAATGACAggaataattacaattttctataTGCAAATATAAGGAGTATGaggaaatattttaacactttaattgCAGAAATAGATAGAATGAAATGTAGGATTCAGTTTATTGTTCTTAGCGAAATTTGGATTGATAGTGATGAGgctagtttatataatataccaGGCTATAAACCTTTTACAAATTGCAATGATAATTATAGAGCAGgtggtgttttatgttttatagataatTCAATAGAATTTACTCAGATAAGCCCTCCTTTCAATATGTTATCAGCTGATTGTCTTttgttaagtattaaaataaataaatattatttaagctgATATGTTTATATAGATTGCATAATACAACTGAAAACGTTTTTCTAACTGAACTAGCACAGCTTCTTTCAGGAGTTACAAATAACGTAATTTACGTcggagatataaatattaatattcttgaaACTAGCACTATAACAAACGGTTAcaatggtatattaaataataatggatttACATCCTTAGCGAATACACCTACAAGAATAACAATTAATTCCAAAACActtattgatcatatttttgttcGACATAGATATATAAATCACTTTTCTAGTGGTGTGTTTGATGTAGGTATACTGATCACTGTGTCTTGGGACTAAAGTTTAATAACTcatcaaacaataaaaagtcAACAGATAGTTTATGTCGTAAGTTTGTAGTCGATTTTAGTGTAGTTAAggataagttaaaaaatgtcAATTGGTGTGAGGTTCTGTCTGAGGAAGATGTTAACTTgtgtttcaataaatttcaagaaatgtTCAACGATATTGTAGATAGTAGTAGTAAGATAGATTTAACTgacattaaaataagaaaagcTAAGTTATTGAACCCTTGGAtaacttcaaatattttgaaaataatagataaatgaaaaaagctatataaaatttcaagaagaTGACCTTATGACTCAGCATTTATTaactatttcaacaatttttatcaaCTTAATATCTGAAATCGATTTTACAAAAAACGAGTTTTAttcaaaaaagttataaaactgtaaatgggATGTTTCACAACAATGgaagattattaataatttaactggtTGCAGCAAAGCTAATAATTTTATTGAGCGTATTGAATTGGATAATGGGACTGTGATAACAGAACCGCGCGCTATCGCACAAGAAATCAACAACCTTCTTTTCTCGATACAGTCTGGTCAGCCAAGTACACTCACTGCCGAAATTCTCCGTCCCACCCATGTTTACCTAAATTCCTTCTTCATAGCTTCTACCTCAGCAGATGAGATCAAAACAGTTGctcttaatttgaaaaataaaagatctaCAGGTTATGATAATTATAgcgtaaatttattaaaacatgttattgatgATATTGCCCCAATATTAGAGTATATAATCAATATTAGTTTCAGTAATGGTATTTTTCCAGACAATCTTAAATTAAGTTCAGTTGTGCCCCTTTTGAAAAAGCCCAATTCATATAAATTAGACAACCTAAGACTGATAAGCCTGCTttctgttttttctaaattatttgaaaaagtaatgatgataagattaaataactttttaatgagAACGAACTTTTTAAGCAGTAAACAATTTGGTTGTATTAAAGGGAGATGAAAGTGCATTAATTACAgtaacagattatatttttcatcggttTAAACTCGCAACTTAAAACAGTTGgcctctttatttattttaaaaaagcaattGATATGGCGAATCATGAAATTCTTCTAACAAAATTAGAGCTAGTAGGAATTAGAGGTGTTGCTCTAAACtggtttaatagttttatcaaaGAAAGGAGACaacaagtaaaaattaacaacacattTAGTGATTCAAAAATTGTTCAAACGGGTGTCCCTCAAGGTTCTGTGACCTCAGCCACcctttttctcatttttattaatgatttgttgaACCTTAATTTCCATGGAAATATTATCGCTTTTGCAGACGACATTGCACTTTTATACTCACAAAGACCTTAATTCACTAGACATTTTAATCAACAATGAACTTTTAATACTCAGAAAATGGTGTTCTGCAAATAAAATGCAGGTTAATGTAAATAAGACCAAGTTaatgacttttgatttttttggttttgatcTACCCTCCCTCTTGATATTTCACTCCACATCCTGTAATTTCCAATTATGTACCTGCCAGCCCTTAGAAAAggtaaaaactatgaaatatttgGGAATTTTGCTCGACGAAAAATTGACTTTTGAACCTCATATATTAGATTTACACGCAAAACTAAGATCACAaattagaacaatttattttttgagaaatttttgtaacTTGACACTCTTGAGATCACTATATTGTGCCCTCATCAACTCAAGACAGCAATACGCTTTACCATGCTGGGGAGGAACATACAACACATTAATAGATAAGTTAAGAACcactaaaaattactttttaggtataattctttaaaaaaccaaaagaacAACTTCTTTTCCATTATtccaacaattaaaaattttaccctttCAGCATCTTTTCGTTTTTAAAGTTCTGAGATTATTTTATATCAGAAGTGGGAATAGAGAAAACACAACGCCAAACCATTTTCACAATACAAGAAGTATTggaaataactgttttaaattacccAAAGTCAACAAAGTTATTTTTCGTCACTCCTTTCAATATCTAGgtccaaaatatttcaatcagttgccacttcaaatcaaaattattaaaaaacttcaaacacttttgcAAAGAAACAATCATTTGGATATCGAGGTGGACAGCatgcaagagctgttcgaagccctcaaaaatGAAAATGACCTTGACATGGaccaatggactgctgttggagggaaatctagcaccaacggcgaattcctggtccttcatgtggacgaagactccctgaagaagctgaagactttggcgatgcgcccatttttgggcagcGACAGGATCACTTTCAAGCTGTAGGGAGGTAACGACCAATagaggatgacagcggtgctccagataaacctacaccacagcagagcagctgcggcaacactctgccagaagatcctggctggcgacataggcgtggtcctgatccaagaaccttGGACTGTTGGCagtcgtgtgatggggatgagcaccgctaaagacACActgccgtgacagaggttcacttgcagacaggtgatggcaacatcagaatcctgtttgcagcggtttacctcccatacgattctctagaaccaccgccaactgcggagatgaggcggattgtggagttcggaacccttacgcggaggcacctgattgtcggttgtgatgcgaatgcccaccacaccgcttgggggagcagcaacatcaacaatcggggtgattgcctcttgaattttatagtagaatctaacttagttattatgaatcaaggccgtaaaccaacttttgtacaaagaagaggtacaggggtaagagaagaggtcttagatataactctggctagcaactatattgcaactagttttaaactggagtgtgctagatgaagcatctgcttcagatcataggtaTGTCTCCTTTGACACGAggtcgtacaaaataaatgagacctatagaaacccaaagaaaacagattgggtagctttcaatgcagagctaaaaagcaatctagtaagggaaaatgggtatcaggggcaaggggtcgaggacatggcgaactctatGCATAACGCCATgaaagaatcgtaccacaaagcctgccccgtgatagaaaaaactcaaggaaaaaagcgtgttggtggaaccaggggctggaaaccttgaggaaaaaccttcgcagagcatataatacatgcaaacgtgcagggaactgggataggtactctgctgccctaacagagtacaataaagaggtgagaagagctaagagaaactcgtggatagaattctgtcagagtattgataaggtatctgactgtgcaaaactccaaaaagtcctagctcgaagccccataaatgtggtgggtactatacttagggaagatgggactcataccaaggatcctgaggagactcttcagtgtttactgaatacacacttcccaggatcttttcaaaccagtgaaacagttgttagtgaatggcggcgagaacctagagatagctcgtctaaggaggactggaactatgcaaagactgttatcaactacttagggataaaacgggccctggagtcttttaagccgttcaaatcactaggtaccgatggcatttttcctgctttactgcaggaaagtAGGGACTTcctctgcttctacgactgtttGGAACTaatctagcgacaggagtcatgccctcatcctggaggacctctagggttatatttatcccgaagccatgtaaaccctcctatgaggttgcaaaggcttatagaccaataagcctaacatccttcttcgtcaagaccatggagaggcatttaagggacacagtcctcatcaaccgtcccttacatccaaatcaacatgcctgtcagaaaggtaaatcttgtgaaacagccctacactgtcagGTTGGCAaaattgagcaagctattgaacaaaaggaaatagctttagcagtattcctggatatagaaggagcttttgataatacgaatACTCACTCTATAgggtctaagcttacatccaggggtacggagaaaactgttgttagatggataaataacatgcttaagagcagaagagcacaggcatctctgtgcggagtcacaagagaggtcagaacgcagcgaggatgtccacaaggaggtgtattatcaccaagcttttggaacatagttgtggatgacttactctggactctgaatgaacagggtatgtatgctcaaggctatgcagatgatgttgttataccTACTCATAAGAGGCtagcatatggttacgtgtctggaaatgatgcagagagcactggccattgtggagcgatggtgtgacgaagaaggacttgcagtgaatccttcgaagaccgtcatgataccatttacaagtaggaggaaactggaaatcacacagccagtcctatgtgggggccagatacagataagcagggagttcaaatatctaggagccAAATtagatgataaactcacttggaatagtcatctggaatacataatcagccgatttcagactacattgatgatggtgagacggtaggatgcacatgggggcttagacccgacatgtcacattggctgtacaccagagtcatcagaccaatgatggtgtatggctcagtggtatggtggccaaaaacagGTGACTGCCGAAAAAAACCTGACAAAGGTACAGCGGTtagcatgcttggggacaatggccgccatgagaggaacaccaaccgctgctatggaagtagtgctaaacctcccacccctagacatattcgtcataggagaggctaggatggctgcctacagactgaagtgcaatgggaactggcatcatcaccatgctagtaagcactccaagatcgttgacattctcaaactggatattctagaaatgatgtctgacagaatggcaaaggttacggactgggaaaaaccacttcaagtcaacattgttgaaaggaaggaatggtcaaaaggtgagcctgactacattaagaaggctctaacctggtacacggacgggtcaaagactctgaagggtactggggcaggggtctggggagccagacctagggttaacttaagctttagcctaggtaaactggcaactgtctttcaggctgaagttacagcccttgcagaatgtgcaagagttaatgtggaaaggggctacaaaggcaaaaccatctacattaattCGGaaagcagg
The Homalodisca vitripennis isolate AUS2020 chromosome 4, UT_GWSS_2.1, whole genome shotgun sequence DNA segment above includes these coding regions:
- the LOC124361069 gene encoding uncharacterized protein LOC124361069; protein product: MSDNIVNHPSELDRQLDVDLSDDDWSDVSSIFNDDTDVDLTYRPSISDSDDEEMPFSQLSTSRGNAAARPTPDNDQPASFVSDKMDESTNLMKEIKSELALVKKENENLRNLNSAFTAEVDSLKGRVRSLEQYSRKSNIEINGIPETPKEDVSGLVRDVGVALGVEIQETDISTAHRAPSFNKDRILPLIVQFSRRTVRDTLLNKFKNKKTMTAEQINAAFPAQKIYVSEHLTPENKMFLSKLKDKCKEIGYKFAWCKDGKFFVRKCEGERFIRIENDEELNKLK